A single Paratractidigestivibacter faecalis DNA region contains:
- a CDS encoding ArsR/SmtB family transcription factor, whose product MCEGIPVGESPEELPDEELLYDLADLFKVFSDTTRIKILFCLMGRDLCVADIADETGTTQSAVSHQLRTLKQAHLVKCERDGRNVVYSLADDHVYTMLNVGLSHVCE is encoded by the coding sequence ATGTGCGAGGGAATCCCGGTCGGAGAGTCGCCAGAGGAGCTGCCCGACGAGGAGCTTCTCTATGACCTGGCCGACCTGTTCAAGGTCTTCTCGGACACCACGCGCATCAAGATCCTGTTCTGCCTCATGGGACGCGACCTCTGCGTCGCGGACATCGCGGACGAGACGGGCACCACGCAGAGCGCCGTCAGCCACCAGCTGCGCACGCTCAAGCAGGCCCACCTCGTCAAGTGCGAGCGCGACGGCCGCAACGTGGTCTACTCCCTGGCCGACGACCACGTCTACACCATGCTGAACGTCGGTCTCTCCCACGTCTGCGAGTAG
- a CDS encoding cation transporter produces MKKAFKLDEIDCANCARELQEGLAKLEGVTSVSVNFMTQKLTLEAADAEFDDVLQRVIDYTEEAEPDCEILV; encoded by the coding sequence ATGAAGAAGGCATTCAAGCTCGACGAGATCGACTGCGCCAACTGCGCCCGCGAGCTGCAGGAGGGCCTGGCCAAGCTCGAGGGCGTGACCTCGGTCTCCGTGAACTTCATGACCCAGAAGCTCACCCTCGAGGCCGCCGACGCCGAGTTCGATGACGTGCTCCAGCGCGTCATCGACTACACCGAGGAAGCCGAGCCCGATTGCGAGATCCTGGTCTAG
- a CDS encoding aconitase X swivel domain-containing protein, protein MPKVFKGRVVVPGTASAEALVSHGGLNTLASFQKALMFGDGKATCSDQNNPDLYGRAMAGKALCLPMTIGSTTGGMVLFCAAKMGRQPACLLFSKPIDSLAAAGAILTGVWAEAAMPTVDCLGDEFLEAVRTGDAVRVEADGTVTVG, encoded by the coding sequence ATGCCCAAGGTCTTCAAGGGACGCGTGGTGGTCCCGGGCACCGCGAGTGCGGAGGCGCTCGTCTCGCACGGAGGGCTCAACACGCTGGCGTCCTTCCAGAAGGCGCTGATGTTCGGCGACGGGAAGGCCACCTGCTCGGACCAGAACAACCCCGACCTCTACGGCCGCGCGATGGCGGGCAAGGCGCTCTGCCTGCCGATGACCATCGGCTCCACCACGGGGGGCATGGTGCTCTTCTGCGCGGCCAAGATGGGTAGGCAGCCCGCGTGCCTGCTCTTCTCCAAGCCCATAGACAGCCTTGCCGCGGCGGGGGCCATCCTCACGGGCGTGTGGGCCGAGGCCGCGATGCCCACCGTCGACTGCCTTGGAGACGAGTTCCTGGAGGCGGTCCGCACGGGGGACGCCGTGAGGGTCGAGGCCGACGGCACCGTCACGGTGGGGTAG
- a CDS encoding aconitase X translates to MAMELTPAQQALLDGSRGPAMAKVVRTLVMYGECFGARRMVEVTGARGHLVTSFGLSMLKPVYDLMDELVAGGAVSGQEFSADPRPLDPAVPANPLQRLVFKVMYSKQADYEAQLGAMGLMGGDAFTCTCYMPEVGNRPGRGDVLSWAESSAVVFANSVLGARCNRNSGIIEMFGSIAGFVPEFGLLTDEGRRATWVVEVACEHRPEPQVLGSAIGMRVMEEVPYIKGLGRWLGDSLDGSAEDYLKDMGAAAASNGAVGLYHVDGLTPEAVELGESGLVAPGAKVYRIDDAELERVRSGYPVMWKRPADKPKLCFIGCPHLSSAQLADWSDRIVEGLAAAGKRRVQVPTVLTAAPAVARSFEGTAAAERLAATGAVVSSICPLMYTNNPLCGRMPMATNSNKLRTYSTARYYTDDEVLALVTRGHADERGGDR, encoded by the coding sequence ATGGCTATGGAGCTAACGCCTGCTCAGCAGGCGCTCCTGGACGGCTCGCGCGGACCGGCGATGGCCAAGGTCGTGCGGACGCTCGTGATGTACGGCGAGTGCTTTGGCGCCCGCAGGATGGTCGAGGTGACGGGGGCGCGCGGCCATCTGGTCACGAGCTTCGGGCTGAGCATGCTCAAGCCCGTCTACGACCTCATGGACGAGCTCGTGGCGGGAGGGGCCGTGAGCGGCCAGGAGTTCAGCGCCGACCCGCGGCCGCTTGACCCTGCGGTGCCCGCAAACCCGCTGCAGCGCCTCGTCTTCAAGGTGATGTACTCCAAGCAGGCCGATTACGAGGCGCAGCTCGGGGCCATGGGCCTCATGGGAGGCGACGCCTTCACCTGCACCTGCTACATGCCCGAGGTCGGAAACCGCCCGGGCCGCGGCGACGTCTTGAGCTGGGCCGAGAGCAGCGCCGTCGTCTTTGCCAACTCGGTGCTGGGCGCCCGCTGCAACCGCAACTCGGGCATCATCGAGATGTTCGGCTCCATCGCGGGCTTCGTGCCGGAGTTCGGGCTTCTCACCGACGAGGGGAGAAGGGCCACCTGGGTCGTCGAGGTGGCGTGCGAGCACCGGCCCGAGCCGCAGGTGCTCGGAAGCGCCATCGGCATGAGGGTGATGGAGGAGGTGCCCTACATCAAGGGCCTCGGCCGCTGGCTGGGGGACTCCCTGGACGGCAGCGCCGAGGACTACCTCAAGGACATGGGCGCCGCAGCCGCCTCCAACGGCGCCGTGGGGCTCTACCACGTTGACGGCCTCACGCCCGAGGCCGTCGAGCTCGGCGAGTCCGGCCTCGTGGCGCCGGGCGCCAAGGTCTACCGCATAGACGACGCGGAGCTCGAACGCGTGCGCTCCGGCTACCCCGTCATGTGGAAGAGGCCCGCGGACAAGCCCAAGCTCTGCTTCATAGGCTGCCCGCACCTCTCGTCCGCGCAGCTCGCGGACTGGTCTGACCGCATCGTCGAGGGGCTTGCCGCCGCAGGAAAGAGGCGCGTCCAGGTGCCGACCGTCCTCACGGCCGCCCCGGCCGTGGCCCGCTCCTTCGAGGGGACCGCGGCCGCGGAGCGCCTTGCGGCGACGGGCGCCGTCGTCTCGAGCATCTGCCCGCTCATGTACACCAACAACCCGCTGTGCGGCCGCATGCCCATGGCGACCAACTCCAACAAGCTGCGCACCTACTCCACGGCGCGCTACTACACCGACGACGAGGTGCTGGCCCTGGTGACCCGCGGCCACGCCGACGAGAGGGGAGGCGACCGCTGA
- a CDS encoding heavy metal translocating P-type ATPase has product MAASSTNKKKKKRRKKESLEHKARRIGVALAVFFAVLAADELGLLASLFGTTGAVYASFALFLVPYAIAGHDVLQKAWGNIRHGKVFDENFLMTVATIGAFAMVLFPQTEPHMAEGAAVMLFYQVGEIFQAYAVGKSRKSIAAMMDIAPDFANVERNGDLAQVGPDEVAVGDVIVVKPGERVPIDGVILEGTTQLDTAALTGESVPRHAEAGDEVISGCINMTGVLRVRTTKPFGESTVSRILELVENASEKKARTENFITRFARVYTPAVTGAAALLAVGGGLLTGAWADWILRGLTFLVVSCPCALVISVPLSFFGGIGGASQIGVLVKGSNYLEALSEVDTVVFDKTGTLTNGTFDVVAVHPADGVQSDELLELAAHAESFSDHPIAASVRRAYGAQVDQARLSDAAEESGHGVCARVDGREVLVGNAKLMAAHGVEAPACDVVGTILHVAADGRYLGHVVIADTVKDDAARTIGDLHAAGVRRCVMLTGDREEVAAAVAAQLDLDEYHAQLLPADKVERVETLLADEEGHHKLAFVGDGINDAPVLTRADVGIAMGAMGSDAAIEAADVVLMDDKPSNIARAMRLARKTMGIVWQNIVFALAVKLVILVLAALGVANMWLAVFGDVGVAIIAILNAMRAMRV; this is encoded by the coding sequence ATGGCTGCCAGCAGCACCAACAAGAAGAAAAAGAAGCGCAGGAAGAAGGAGTCGTTGGAGCACAAGGCGCGGCGCATCGGCGTGGCGCTGGCCGTGTTCTTTGCGGTCCTGGCCGCAGACGAGCTCGGGCTTCTCGCCAGCCTCTTTGGCACCACGGGCGCGGTGTACGCGAGCTTTGCGCTGTTCCTCGTCCCCTATGCCATAGCCGGCCACGACGTCCTGCAAAAGGCCTGGGGCAACATCCGCCACGGCAAGGTCTTTGACGAGAACTTCCTCATGACGGTGGCCACCATCGGCGCGTTTGCCATGGTGCTCTTCCCCCAGACCGAGCCGCACATGGCCGAGGGCGCGGCCGTCATGCTCTTCTACCAGGTGGGAGAGATTTTCCAGGCCTACGCCGTGGGCAAGAGCCGCAAGTCCATCGCCGCCATGATGGACATCGCGCCCGACTTTGCCAACGTGGAGCGCAACGGCGACCTTGCGCAGGTGGGCCCCGACGAGGTTGCCGTGGGTGACGTCATTGTGGTCAAGCCCGGCGAGCGCGTGCCCATCGACGGCGTCATCTTGGAGGGCACAACGCAGCTGGACACCGCCGCCCTCACCGGCGAGTCCGTCCCGCGCCACGCCGAGGCCGGCGACGAGGTCATCTCAGGCTGCATCAACATGACGGGCGTGCTGCGCGTGCGCACCACCAAGCCCTTCGGCGAGTCCACCGTGAGCCGCATCCTGGAGCTCGTGGAGAACGCCAGCGAGAAGAAGGCCCGCACCGAGAACTTCATCACGCGCTTCGCCCGCGTCTACACGCCGGCCGTCACCGGTGCCGCCGCGCTGCTGGCCGTGGGCGGCGGCCTTCTGACCGGCGCCTGGGCGGACTGGATCTTGCGCGGCCTGACCTTCCTGGTGGTCTCCTGCCCCTGCGCGCTGGTGATCAGCGTGCCGCTCTCGTTCTTCGGCGGCATCGGCGGCGCCTCGCAGATCGGCGTCCTGGTCAAGGGCTCCAACTACCTGGAGGCTCTCTCTGAGGTGGACACCGTGGTCTTCGACAAGACCGGCACCCTCACCAACGGCACCTTCGACGTGGTTGCCGTCCACCCGGCAGACGGCGTCCAGAGCGACGAGCTGCTGGAGCTGGCTGCGCACGCCGAGTCCTTCAGTGACCACCCCATCGCGGCGTCCGTCCGCCGCGCGTACGGAGCCCAGGTCGACCAGGCCCGCTTGAGCGACGCCGCCGAGGAGTCCGGCCACGGCGTCTGTGCCCGCGTCGACGGGCGCGAGGTGCTGGTGGGCAACGCCAAGCTCATGGCCGCCCACGGCGTGGAGGCGCCGGCCTGCGACGTGGTTGGCACAATCCTCCACGTGGCCGCGGACGGTCGCTACCTGGGCCACGTGGTCATCGCCGACACCGTCAAGGACGACGCCGCCCGAACCATCGGCGACCTGCACGCCGCCGGCGTCCGCCGCTGCGTGATGCTCACGGGAGACCGCGAGGAAGTGGCCGCCGCCGTGGCCGCGCAGCTGGACCTGGACGAGTACCACGCGCAGCTCCTGCCCGCGGACAAGGTCGAGCGGGTGGAGACGCTCCTGGCCGACGAGGAGGGCCACCACAAGCTTGCCTTTGTCGGCGATGGAATCAACGACGCGCCGGTGCTCACCCGCGCGGACGTGGGCATTGCCATGGGCGCCATGGGCTCCGACGCCGCCATCGAGGCCGCCGATGTGGTCCTCATGGACGACAAGCCCTCCAACATCGCCCGGGCCATGCGCCTGGCGAGAAAGACCATGGGCATCGTGTGGCAGAACATCGTGTTTGCCCTGGCAGTGAAGCTGGTCATCCTCGTCCTGGCGGCCCTGGGCGTGGCCAACATGTGGCTGGCCGTCTTCGGCGACGTGGGCGTGGCGATCATCGCCATCCTGAACGCGATGAGAGCGATGAGAGTGTAA
- a CDS encoding xanthine phosphoribosyltransferase produces the protein MKELEDRIRQDGIVREGNVLKVDSFLNHKCDVALYDQMGAEWARLFEGKKVDKILTIESSGIGIACVAATHFHNAPVVFARKTESKNLDGEQYRTQIKSYTKGRTYEVIVAKRFLERGEHVIILDDFLAMGCALNGLLEICEEAGVVVEGIGIAIEKDFQPGGKSLRERGYQVESLAIVSGMNAETGEIDFA, from the coding sequence ATGAAGGAGCTCGAGGACCGCATTCGCCAGGATGGCATCGTTCGTGAGGGCAACGTCCTGAAGGTCGACAGCTTCCTCAACCACAAGTGCGACGTCGCGCTTTACGACCAAATGGGCGCCGAGTGGGCCCGCCTTTTTGAGGGCAAGAAGGTCGACAAGATTCTGACCATCGAGTCTTCCGGCATCGGCATCGCCTGCGTGGCCGCCACCCACTTCCACAACGCGCCTGTGGTGTTCGCCCGCAAGACCGAGTCCAAGAACCTCGACGGCGAGCAGTACCGCACCCAGATCAAGAGCTACACCAAGGGCCGCACCTACGAGGTCATCGTCGCCAAGCGCTTCCTCGAGCGCGGTGAGCACGTCATCATCCTCGACGACTTCCTGGCCATGGGCTGCGCCCTCAACGGCCTGCTCGAAATCTGCGAGGAGGCCGGCGTCGTGGTCGAGGGCATCGGTATCGCCATCGAGAAGGACTTCCAGCCCGGAGGCAAAAGCCTGCGCGAGCGCGGCTACCAGGTGGAGAGCCTGGCCATCGTCTCCGGCATGAACGCAGAGACCGGCGAAATCGACTTCGCCTAG